One part of the Myxococcales bacterium genome encodes these proteins:
- a CDS encoding serine/threonine protein kinase has protein sequence MPSNVDAPRRLGRYRLRERLAVGGMAEVYKAVAEGLSGFEKTVVVKRLLPQHRRDQELLTMFVDEARLLGRLRHPNIAEVYDIACEGDEYFFALAFIDGVDLRALLDDNEGAPLPLEEALWIVREVARALAYAHDLCDEDGRPLGIVHRDVTPSNVLVETSGAVKLVDFGVAKWRAQRSETRHGVLKGKVNYMSPQQCRGEPLDHRSDVFALGVMLYELTVGDKPFAAPSDFETLKAIAEGRFALPSERRPGYPAPLEAIVRGALALAPQERTPDMHVLAGQLTSLIPDDGFARGAAGLALRAGRMREARAAKGAPCPGPAPHMALRPVTETLPALPAHAPKTATESLSGGRRRWPWLLFPVGMFVGSAWLWSKGPSPAPPQPALSGPRAVEAKPSSRRPPGIPAVPAAAANAPPPRQGASAPHLAPPAPRKARRVPRAVPPPDPVAPPASALPPAPQAQEPAARPKSPAVWDPDSPLPP, from the coding sequence TTGCCCTCGAACGTCGACGCCCCTCGCCGCCTTGGCCGCTATCGTCTGCGCGAGCGCCTCGCCGTGGGGGGCATGGCCGAGGTCTACAAGGCGGTGGCCGAGGGGCTTTCAGGCTTCGAGAAAACCGTGGTGGTCAAGCGGCTCTTGCCGCAACACCGGCGCGACCAAGAGCTCCTCACCATGTTCGTGGACGAAGCGCGCCTCCTGGGCCGCCTGCGCCACCCGAACATCGCCGAGGTGTATGACATCGCTTGCGAAGGCGACGAGTACTTCTTCGCGCTCGCGTTCATCGACGGCGTCGACCTGCGCGCCTTGCTCGACGACAACGAAGGCGCGCCCCTGCCCCTCGAAGAGGCGCTGTGGATCGTGCGGGAAGTGGCACGGGCCCTCGCTTACGCCCACGACCTCTGCGACGAAGACGGTCGGCCCCTTGGCATCGTGCACCGGGACGTCACGCCCTCGAACGTGCTCGTCGAAACCTCGGGGGCCGTGAAGCTGGTGGACTTCGGTGTGGCGAAGTGGCGGGCCCAGCGCAGCGAAACGAGGCACGGCGTGCTCAAGGGCAAGGTGAACTACATGTCCCCGCAGCAGTGCCGTGGTGAGCCGCTCGATCATCGCAGCGATGTGTTTGCGCTCGGCGTGATGCTCTACGAGCTCACCGTGGGGGACAAGCCTTTTGCGGCTCCCTCCGATTTCGAGACTCTCAAGGCGATAGCCGAGGGTCGCTTCGCCTTGCCTTCTGAGCGGCGCCCGGGCTACCCGGCGCCGCTCGAAGCGATCGTGCGGGGCGCTTTGGCGCTGGCTCCGCAGGAGCGTACGCCCGACATGCACGTGCTGGCAGGGCAGCTGACTTCCCTCATACCCGACGACGGTTTTGCGCGGGGGGCCGCGGGGCTGGCGCTGCGGGCCGGCCGGATGCGCGAGGCCCGCGCCGCAAAGGGCGCGCCTTGCCCAGGCCCCGCCCCCCACATGGCTCTTCGCCCGGTCACCGAGACCTTGCCGGCGCTTCCGGCCCACGCCCCCAAGACCGCGACCGAGAGCCTATCGGGGGGGAGGAGGCGCTGGCCCTGGCTCTTGTTCCCGGTGGGGATGTTCGTTGGGTCGGCTTGGCTGTGGTCGAAGGGCCCTTCTCCCGCGCCGCCCCAGCCGGCGCTCTCCGGGCCTCGGGCCGTCGAGGCGAAGCCGTCATCGAGGCGCCCGCCGGGGATCCCGGCCGTCCCGGCGGCAGCCGCGAACGCACCGCCGCCTCGGCAAGGCGCCTCTGCCCCGCATCTGGCTCCTCCGGCGCCCCGCAAGGCGCGACGCGTGCCGCGGGCCGTGCCGCCGCCAGACCCCGTGGCCCCGCCCGCCTCGGCCCTTCCGCCCGCCCCCCAGGCGCAAGAGCCTGCCGCCAGGCCCAAAAGCCCCGCCGTGTGGGATCCCGATTCCCCGCTTCCCCCCTGA
- a CDS encoding RCC1 repeat-containing protein has translation MSRGALWGAPLAFLVTLVSCLEPPRYVCQSDFACRVGARQGTCEPNGLCSFADSSCNQTTGRRYARTDDGSGAAGTCVPVVCARDRVVQVAAGRGHACLVRQSGGVECWGRNDHGQLGDGTTITRSAPVLVAGVSNVRAVAAGDGHTCALQAEGQVLCWGDNAFGQLGDGTLFERLTPAPVAALPFARAVATGAGSTCALSRDGLVSCWGANDEGQVGARGDPIVRTPRPVPGLDTIAELAFHARHVCARSQAGRVFCWGANPFGQLGDGGSGPRDGPVAVRGLSNARALAVGNLHTCALRGDADESVVCWGANGAGQLGDGTTIARAEPVPVRGLTRITALSAGGAHACARTRDAFAVCWGSNTNGQLGDGTTTAATSPVRVVDVQGAVAIASGEGVGCAVRDDGSVLCWGDDRDGTLGAGRPIVRPTPVPVLGLSAARALALGHDHSCVVAAGGAVSCWGAGSFGRLGHGLAVDSPAPVMAAPLPPALQVAAGGAFTCAQGESGIWCWGRNEHGQVGDGSRQDSWRPAQSWFAPSQALALGREHACGLDESGAVWCWGRGDAGQLDGQPQEARVEALRVPGVPAARALAAGDAHTCALTARGDVTCWGAGQEGQLGRASTAFGAPAQVPLPQPAWEVVAGGAHVCARLEGGAVWCWGRGKEGQLGTGRAENEPLPRAVPNLAATALAAGARHSCARLRDGSTWCWGDNRVGQLGDGTTRTAHVPVRTQAPPLTALAAGGGHTCGLSGKGQVTCWGNDARGQLGTGVPLFRATAVPVALVCR, from the coding sequence GTGAGCCGAGGGGCCCTGTGGGGCGCGCCGCTCGCCTTCCTGGTGACGCTCGTGTCCTGCCTCGAGCCCCCGCGCTACGTGTGCCAGTCAGACTTCGCGTGTCGGGTGGGTGCGCGCCAGGGCACCTGTGAGCCCAATGGGCTTTGTAGCTTCGCGGACTCTTCCTGCAACCAAACCACTGGCCGTCGCTACGCCCGTACCGACGATGGCTCGGGGGCTGCCGGCACGTGCGTGCCCGTGGTCTGTGCGAGGGATCGCGTGGTGCAAGTCGCGGCGGGGCGCGGTCACGCCTGTCTCGTGCGGCAAAGCGGGGGCGTGGAGTGCTGGGGCCGCAACGACCACGGGCAGCTCGGCGACGGCACCACCATCACCCGCTCTGCGCCCGTGTTGGTGGCGGGTGTGAGCAACGTCAGGGCCGTGGCGGCGGGCGACGGACACACCTGCGCGCTGCAGGCCGAGGGCCAGGTCCTGTGCTGGGGCGACAACGCCTTCGGCCAGCTGGGCGATGGCACCCTCTTCGAACGACTCACCCCGGCCCCCGTGGCGGCGCTTCCGTTCGCCCGAGCCGTGGCGACCGGCGCCGGGAGCACGTGTGCTCTGTCCCGAGACGGTCTTGTCTCCTGCTGGGGCGCCAACGACGAGGGCCAGGTCGGAGCCCGCGGGGATCCGATCGTGCGCACGCCCCGGCCGGTCCCAGGGCTCGACACCATCGCAGAGCTGGCCTTCCACGCTCGCCACGTGTGCGCACGGAGCCAAGCCGGACGAGTTTTCTGCTGGGGCGCCAACCCCTTCGGCCAACTCGGCGATGGGGGCAGTGGTCCCCGCGACGGCCCCGTGGCCGTGCGGGGGCTGTCGAACGCACGGGCGCTCGCGGTCGGCAATCTGCACACCTGCGCGCTTCGGGGGGATGCCGACGAGAGCGTGGTGTGCTGGGGCGCGAACGGGGCAGGGCAGCTGGGTGACGGCACCACGATCGCCCGGGCCGAACCGGTCCCGGTGCGGGGGCTCACGCGGATCACCGCCCTGTCTGCGGGCGGCGCGCACGCCTGCGCGCGCACCCGCGACGCGTTCGCCGTGTGCTGGGGTTCGAACACCAACGGCCAGCTGGGAGATGGCACCACCACCGCGGCCACCTCACCGGTACGAGTGGTGGATGTGCAGGGGGCCGTGGCGATCGCCTCGGGGGAGGGCGTGGGATGTGCCGTTCGTGACGACGGCTCGGTGCTCTGTTGGGGCGACGATCGCGATGGCACCTTGGGCGCGGGGCGCCCCATCGTGCGTCCCACGCCGGTGCCCGTCTTGGGGCTTTCGGCCGCGCGCGCTTTGGCCCTCGGCCACGATCACAGCTGCGTGGTCGCGGCAGGCGGTGCCGTCTCCTGCTGGGGGGCGGGCTCGTTCGGGCGTCTGGGGCACGGCCTGGCGGTGGACAGCCCCGCGCCCGTGATGGCCGCACCGCTGCCGCCGGCCCTCCAGGTCGCGGCGGGTGGGGCCTTCACCTGCGCGCAGGGCGAGTCCGGGATCTGGTGCTGGGGTCGCAACGAACACGGACAGGTCGGCGATGGCTCTCGTCAGGACAGCTGGCGTCCGGCGCAAAGCTGGTTCGCGCCCTCGCAGGCTCTGGCGCTCGGCAGGGAACACGCCTGTGGCCTCGATGAATCGGGCGCCGTGTGGTGCTGGGGCCGGGGCGACGCCGGGCAGCTCGATGGCCAGCCCCAGGAGGCCCGCGTCGAGGCCCTGCGGGTGCCGGGGGTGCCCGCCGCGCGCGCCCTTGCGGCCGGGGATGCGCACACCTGCGCCCTGACGGCCCGCGGGGATGTGACCTGCTGGGGGGCGGGTCAGGAGGGCCAGCTTGGCCGTGCCAGCACGGCCTTCGGTGCTCCGGCGCAGGTGCCCCTGCCGCAACCTGCGTGGGAGGTGGTCGCAGGCGGAGCCCACGTGTGCGCCCGTCTCGAGGGGGGCGCCGTGTGGTGCTGGGGACGGGGCAAGGAAGGGCAACTCGGCACCGGCCGTGCAGAGAACGAACCCTTGCCGCGGGCCGTGCCCAATCTTGCCGCCACGGCCTTGGCCGCCGGCGCCCGGCACAGCTGCGCGCGCCTGCGCGACGGGTCCACGTGGTGCTGGGGAGACAACCGCGTCGGCCAGCTGGGTGATGGCACCACCCGGACCGCCCACGTGCCGGTGCGGACACAGGCCCCACCGCTCACCGCGCTCGCGGCGGGGGGCGGGCATACCTGCGGTCTTTCCGGCAAGGGCCAAGTCACCTGCTGGGGCAACGACGCAAGGGGGCAGCTTGGTACGGGCGTGCCTCTATTTCGAGCCACCGCTGTTCCCGTGGCGCTCGTGTGCCGCTGA
- a CDS encoding HEAT repeat domain-containing protein has protein sequence MARTGFLGVFLTLLLLRAAPAQAGRGATAGTIAGAIRSGSVEAIEAELERAEVLVCHACLQLVRPLVDHEDARVRRVAAWWLARRGLRPELSLEMVTRLSQPDSRRARNAADVLGEMRAWKSITPLGAALNNPIFDAEARAAMAHALGAIGDLDGLGALVTARDAAEAPVRAAALEAMRQLRGFQDPGAAVSGLGDAALEVRVAAIETVASTRTAAASSPVANDVVSTLVHLLGNDPSPVVRKKAAWALGEIRAPAVTAGPALQRSASSDPDPFVRSLANAALGKLAP, from the coding sequence ATGGCACGTACCGGCTTCTTGGGAGTGTTCCTGACCCTGCTTCTCCTGCGTGCGGCGCCCGCCCAGGCGGGCCGGGGCGCCACGGCCGGCACGATCGCCGGCGCGATCCGTTCGGGCTCCGTGGAGGCGATCGAGGCCGAGCTCGAGCGGGCTGAGGTGCTGGTGTGTCACGCCTGTCTGCAGCTCGTGCGCCCCCTCGTGGACCACGAAGACGCCCGGGTGCGCCGCGTGGCCGCTTGGTGGCTTGCCCGCCGTGGGCTGCGCCCCGAACTGTCTTTGGAGATGGTGACGCGCCTGTCGCAACCCGACTCTCGGCGTGCCCGCAACGCGGCCGACGTGCTTGGGGAGATGCGGGCGTGGAAAAGCATCACGCCGCTCGGTGCCGCCTTGAACAACCCGATCTTCGACGCCGAAGCCCGGGCTGCCATGGCCCACGCGCTCGGCGCCATCGGCGATCTGGACGGCCTGGGCGCGCTCGTGACGGCGCGGGACGCGGCCGAGGCGCCCGTACGCGCCGCCGCGCTCGAAGCGATGCGACAACTGCGCGGCTTCCAGGATCCCGGAGCCGCCGTGAGTGGGCTCGGTGACGCCGCGCTCGAGGTCCGCGTGGCCGCCATCGAGACGGTGGCCTCGACCCGTACCGCCGCCGCTTCGAGCCCCGTGGCCAACGACGTGGTGAGCACACTCGTTCACCTGCTCGGCAACGATCCCAGCCCCGTCGTGCGCAAGAAGGCGGCCTGGGCGTTGGGTGAGATCCGCGCCCCGGCGGTGACCGCGGGCCCCGCTTTGCAGAGAAGCGCTTCGTCGGATCCCGATCCTTTCGTACGGTCGCTCGCCAACGCGGCCCTTGGCAAGCTCGCCCCCTGA
- a CDS encoding MBL fold metallo-hydrolase — MPPSLVNDDPHKREQRLLERIKELDLAHRNRLRATGVGQALSLRYLRQLAQRLVTPPKTVRAGRVDAPAPGEMSLAPVGHACVQIVTSRARVLTDPLLTEFVFGLRRAIMPALTGPDRDDVTCILLSHGHRDHLHPPSLRRLPKTSLVVAPPGFETTLARLGFPQVVTLAPEESCQHGDLTLTAVAARHEGGGRGAGANGYVVQGPEVAVFFAGDTGYFSGFQEIGRRFRPDAVLLPIGGYAPLPLRATHMSPLDAAYALEDLQARLLVPIAFGVLPLGYEPLDEPPRWLRAACEARGLTERLALLAPGERVTLRRPT; from the coding sequence ATGCCGCCTAGCCTGGTGAACGACGACCCCCACAAGCGCGAGCAACGGCTCCTCGAGCGCATCAAGGAGCTGGATCTCGCGCATCGAAACCGCCTGCGCGCCACGGGCGTGGGTCAAGCCCTCTCGCTGCGCTACCTGCGCCAGCTTGCTCAGCGGCTCGTGACGCCCCCGAAGACCGTGCGGGCCGGGCGCGTCGATGCGCCTGCGCCGGGCGAGATGTCGCTCGCGCCCGTGGGCCACGCTTGCGTTCAGATCGTCACCTCCCGTGCGCGGGTGCTCACCGATCCGTTGCTCACGGAGTTCGTCTTCGGCTTGCGTCGGGCCATCATGCCCGCTCTCACCGGTCCTGACCGCGACGACGTCACGTGCATCCTGCTCTCGCACGGGCATCGCGACCACCTTCACCCCCCGAGCCTGCGTCGCCTACCCAAGACGAGCTTGGTGGTGGCACCGCCCGGATTCGAGACGACCCTCGCGCGGCTCGGTTTTCCTCAGGTCGTGACCCTCGCGCCCGAAGAAAGCTGTCAGCACGGCGACCTCACCCTCACCGCGGTGGCCGCGCGGCACGAAGGGGGCGGCCGGGGTGCGGGTGCAAACGGCTACGTCGTGCAGGGCCCGGAGGTGGCCGTTTTCTTCGCGGGCGACACGGGATATTTTTCGGGCTTCCAGGAGATCGGCCGGCGCTTCCGGCCGGACGCGGTGCTCCTGCCCATCGGGGGCTATGCCCCGCTTCCCTTGCGCGCTACGCACATGTCGCCGCTCGACGCCGCCTACGCCCTCGAGGACCTGCAAGCGCGGCTGCTGGTGCCCATCGCCTTCGGCGTGTTGCCGCTCGGCTACGAACCCCTTGACGAGCCCCCGCGGTGGCTGCGCGCCGCCTGCGAAGCGCGCGGGCTCACGGAGCGGCTCGCGCTGCTCGCTCCCGGAGAGCGTGTGACGTTGCGCCGGCCCACCTGA
- a CDS encoding CehA/McbA family metallohydrolase: protein MPRRRLLYALLGSGLLVASAATWAYWPSAAKTSGPFASAQASGTRLHVRIFDGTTRTLMPGLVSFRGADKQMVAFGNFADLPGWAQGRSAVELDPEAGLLAFRHGMAVWRGEATIPVGAPWSHLDVGGQTPVQSELVPGIYEVIVSRGATYDTATYTVDLREGKGRVTLDATLVRTVDTTGYVSADVHVHNAPESPDAHANAEQQLKVAAVNGLDVLVSTNHGVLVDLAPVVAKLWKGQHPIQVVTGNEQAGPNSHFGVFPLPLDPGKPGRGAPVVRPFPLEVFFQDLRALEGRPVVVANHPRLGWQAYMDEGFCGGWARKDFGAPPPCPQSYDAFEVLNGWQTCGTRMRDATDTWLALLSYNAISAPVGGSDSHYVSAMVPGYPRTWVRLGDGDSDSPMPTRLAEALRARRTIASTAPFVTLRSGTASEGQLVTHTDDTVPVRVRVQAPNWVPVDTVRLLVNGTPVKTWNLARAGRALDFTTDEALTLDRQDAFVTVETDSQVPLPPHLTGEEDAVVQYGLSRCAPRPGQAPGTPAFAVTSPLFVDRDGDGLFKGPRATTPIKI from the coding sequence ATGCCCCGACGTCGTCTGCTCTATGCACTCCTTGGCAGTGGCCTGTTGGTGGCTTCCGCGGCGACATGGGCCTACTGGCCCTCCGCCGCCAAGACCTCCGGGCCTTTTGCCTCCGCGCAGGCCAGCGGCACGCGGCTGCATGTGCGCATCTTCGACGGCACCACGCGCACGCTCATGCCTGGGCTCGTCAGCTTCCGGGGTGCGGACAAGCAGATGGTGGCGTTCGGCAACTTTGCCGATTTGCCGGGGTGGGCCCAGGGACGTTCGGCGGTGGAGCTCGACCCCGAGGCGGGGCTGTTGGCGTTTCGGCACGGCATGGCGGTCTGGCGGGGGGAGGCCACGATTCCCGTAGGCGCCCCCTGGTCGCACTTGGACGTGGGAGGACAAACGCCCGTGCAGAGCGAGCTCGTCCCCGGCATCTACGAGGTTATCGTCAGCCGCGGCGCCACGTACGACACGGCCACCTACACGGTCGATCTGCGGGAAGGCAAGGGCCGCGTCACCCTCGACGCCACGCTCGTTCGCACGGTGGACACCACCGGATACGTTTCGGCAGATGTGCATGTGCACAACGCCCCCGAGTCTCCCGATGCCCACGCCAATGCCGAGCAACAGCTCAAGGTGGCGGCGGTCAACGGCCTCGACGTGCTTGTCTCGACCAACCACGGCGTGCTGGTGGATCTCGCTCCCGTCGTCGCCAAGCTGTGGAAAGGCCAACACCCGATCCAGGTCGTGACAGGGAACGAACAAGCGGGGCCCAACTCTCACTTCGGGGTGTTTCCCTTGCCCCTCGACCCCGGAAAGCCGGGCCGCGGCGCTCCCGTCGTTCGCCCCTTTCCCCTCGAGGTTTTTTTTCAGGACCTAAGAGCGCTCGAGGGGCGCCCCGTGGTGGTCGCGAACCACCCGCGGCTCGGATGGCAGGCCTACATGGACGAGGGCTTTTGCGGCGGCTGGGCCCGCAAGGATTTTGGAGCCCCGCCGCCCTGTCCGCAAAGCTACGATGCCTTCGAGGTCTTGAACGGCTGGCAGACCTGCGGCACCCGTATGCGCGACGCCACGGACACCTGGCTGGCCTTGCTCTCGTACAACGCCATCTCCGCGCCCGTCGGCGGCTCCGACAGCCACTACGTGTCCGCCATGGTGCCTGGATACCCGCGCACCTGGGTGCGGTTGGGCGATGGCGATAGCGACAGCCCGATGCCGACCCGACTGGCCGAGGCCCTGCGCGCGCGCCGAACGATTGCCTCCACCGCGCCCTTTGTTACCTTGCGCAGCGGGACGGCTTCGGAAGGTCAGCTGGTCACGCACACGGACGACACCGTTCCCGTGCGCGTGCGCGTGCAAGCGCCGAACTGGGTTCCCGTGGACACGGTTCGCTTGCTCGTGAACGGGACCCCCGTCAAAACCTGGAATCTCGCCCGCGCGGGACGAGCACTCGACTTCACGACCGACGAAGCGCTCACCCTCGATAGGCAGGACGCGTTCGTCACGGTAGAAACCGACAGCCAGGTCCCCCTGCCTCCGCACCTCACGGGAGAAGAGGATGCGGTGGTTCAGTACGGACTTTCGCGCTGTGCGCCCCGACCCGGGCAAGCACCGGGCACGCCGGCGTTCGCCGTCACGAGCCCGCTTTTCGTGGACCGGGACGGCGATGGTCTCTTCAAGGGCCCTCGCGCGACGACGCCGATCAAGATCTAG
- a CDS encoding sigma 54-interacting transcriptional regulator — protein sequence MPSGPERTLTAQVDAALASGSASVPLLLLAARAGQGEVRPEDRLMVLGRSLELGRTSGAGPAVLPGAWALEDPMASSKHARLVRGDEGFTLEDLGSKNGTFVNGTRLTGAAALADGDLVQLGGHFFVFRMATQEQLDAVRAELALPLGPVATVSPRMALQSARLSKLAASDAEVLLVGETGVGKEIYARALHASSGRKGRFVALNCAAIPRELMESELFGFRAGAHSTASGAKTGLVEEAEGGTLFLDEIGDMARDAQTKLLRFLQDRTLTPLGGTRARTLDVRVVAATNRHVMPGATDGLRDDLLGRLGAAPLWLPPLRERREDLGALIAHFLAQERRKRGGAPRGVEARALAALAGAYLPLNVRQLEKIVTAAVALAHGQALIDRAHLPDSLPSAPPVPLPSERPLGEPRVGRKPPQPPPEPRDVARLLAQHQGNVAEVARALGRQRAAVWRWIKQFGLDPEDHR from the coding sequence ATGCCGTCTGGCCCCGAACGCACGCTGACAGCGCAGGTCGATGCGGCCCTGGCGTCCGGGTCGGCAAGCGTTCCGCTTCTGCTCTTGGCGGCGCGGGCCGGGCAGGGGGAGGTACGGCCGGAGGATCGGCTCATGGTGCTCGGTCGGTCTCTGGAACTTGGCCGCACATCGGGCGCGGGGCCCGCGGTGCTTCCCGGAGCGTGGGCGCTCGAGGACCCGATGGCCTCGTCGAAACACGCGCGGCTCGTCAGGGGAGACGAAGGGTTCACGCTCGAAGATCTCGGCAGCAAAAACGGCACGTTCGTCAACGGCACACGGCTCACGGGGGCAGCGGCCCTCGCGGACGGCGACCTCGTTCAGCTCGGCGGGCACTTTTTCGTGTTTCGCATGGCCACGCAGGAGCAGCTCGACGCCGTGCGCGCCGAGCTGGCCCTGCCGCTGGGTCCCGTGGCCACGGTGAGCCCCCGTATGGCGCTGCAAAGCGCGCGGCTGAGCAAGCTCGCCGCCTCCGACGCCGAGGTTCTGCTCGTGGGGGAGACCGGCGTTGGCAAGGAGATCTACGCCCGTGCGCTCCATGCGTCCTCGGGACGGAAGGGGCGCTTCGTGGCGCTCAACTGCGCGGCGATACCGCGCGAGTTGATGGAGAGCGAGCTCTTCGGCTTTCGCGCGGGCGCGCATTCGACCGCCAGCGGGGCCAAGACAGGGCTCGTCGAAGAGGCCGAAGGCGGCACCCTCTTCCTCGACGAGATCGGGGACATGGCCCGCGACGCGCAGACGAAGCTGCTGCGCTTCCTGCAAGACCGTACGCTCACGCCGCTCGGGGGCACCCGCGCGCGCACGCTCGATGTGAGGGTTGTGGCGGCCACGAACCGCCACGTCATGCCCGGGGCCACCGATGGTTTGCGGGACGATCTCCTGGGCCGTCTCGGCGCCGCCCCCCTGTGGCTCCCCCCGTTGCGCGAGCGGCGAGAGGACCTCGGCGCGCTCATCGCACACTTTTTGGCGCAAGAACGCAGAAAGCGCGGTGGGGCGCCCCGGGGGGTGGAGGCCCGCGCGCTCGCGGCGCTGGCCGGCGCCTACCTTCCTCTGAACGTGCGACAGCTCGAAAAGATCGTCACGGCGGCCGTGGCGTTGGCCCATGGCCAGGCGCTCATCGATCGCGCGCACCTTCCCGACAGCTTGCCTTCTGCGCCTCCGGTGCCCTTGCCTTCGGAACGCCCTCTCGGCGAGCCGCGCGTGGGCCGCAAGCCGCCCCAGCCTCCTCCTGAGCCCCGCGACGTGGCTCGTCTTCTGGCGCAGCACCAAGGCAACGTGGCCGAGGTGGCGCGGGCGCTCGGCCGCCAGCGCGCGGCCGTGTGGCGGTGGATCAAGCAGTTTGGCCTCGACCCCGAAGATCATCGCTAA
- a CDS encoding GGDEF domain-containing protein has product MRPCPLNLLRASVDESAQGGHVHPKEASLTGRDRVGLFGRGKTPVVAEEARVLSPTDMGLDTLGALLRTLGEYPFDQARVTAAAFARLADQWARHITTGTPPPSGNPAAGSADSRRDWAGVRHFVREYCAEATEHTRGVLGDLRQVIWVFIQNLSHQLRMDEATDGRLQMQLERLEQLALGSEPSTLKKEVLSTVVELSRMMEERRQEHRKRMADLGAQVRTLGQELDVTKRNSEVDALTQLFNRRAFDDYVERTLELQRAFGQQACLLMIDVDNFKTVNDTLGHGAGDEVLRKVADTVTRLFIRKSDFVARFGGDEIAVVLRETALADARALAGRLLVALRTVRIEREGVCLEVRGSVGVAPATLNDTPSLWLERADRALYEAKRAGRDQVSIADDQSAA; this is encoded by the coding sequence GTGCGGCCTTGTCCCCTCAACCTCCTCCGGGCCTCCGTCGATGAGAGTGCCCAAGGTGGGCACGTTCACCCGAAAGAGGCGTCGTTGACGGGGCGCGACAGAGTGGGGCTGTTCGGCCGCGGCAAAACGCCCGTCGTGGCCGAGGAGGCTCGGGTCTTGAGCCCCACGGACATGGGGCTCGACACGCTCGGCGCGCTGCTGCGCACGCTCGGCGAGTACCCCTTCGATCAGGCGCGTGTGACGGCAGCCGCGTTCGCCCGCTTGGCGGACCAATGGGCCCGTCACATCACCACGGGCACGCCCCCGCCTTCCGGCAATCCGGCCGCAGGGAGCGCGGACAGCCGGAGGGATTGGGCGGGTGTTCGTCACTTCGTGCGCGAGTACTGCGCCGAAGCCACGGAACACACCCGCGGCGTGCTGGGAGATTTGCGCCAGGTGATCTGGGTGTTCATCCAGAACCTCAGTCATCAGCTGCGGATGGACGAGGCCACCGACGGGCGCTTGCAGATGCAGCTCGAGCGGCTCGAGCAGCTGGCCTTGGGCTCCGAGCCCTCGACCTTGAAAAAAGAGGTGCTGTCCACGGTCGTTGAGCTGTCACGCATGATGGAAGAGCGTCGTCAGGAGCACCGCAAGCGTATGGCGGACCTGGGGGCCCAGGTGAGGACCCTGGGGCAAGAGCTCGACGTCACGAAACGCAACAGTGAAGTGGATGCCCTCACGCAGCTCTTCAACCGAAGGGCCTTCGATGACTACGTCGAACGCACCCTCGAGCTGCAACGGGCGTTCGGCCAGCAGGCTTGCCTGCTGATGATCGACGTCGACAACTTCAAGACGGTGAACGACACGCTGGGGCACGGCGCGGGGGACGAGGTCCTGCGGAAGGTCGCCGACACGGTTACGCGTCTTTTCATTCGCAAGAGCGACTTCGTGGCGCGCTTCGGGGGCGACGAGATCGCGGTCGTCTTGCGGGAAACGGCGCTTGCGGACGCGCGCGCCCTGGCGGGACGCCTGCTCGTGGCGTTGCGCACGGTGCGCATCGAGCGCGAGGGCGTTTGCCTCGAGGTGCGCGGCTCCGTGGGGGTGGCCCCTGCGACGCTCAACGACACCCCCTCCCTGTGGCTCGAACGTGCCGATCGTGCCCTGTACGAGGCGAAGCGCGCGGGCCGCGACCAGGTGAGCATCGCCGACGATCAAAGCGCGGCGTGA